In Asanoa sp. WMMD1127, one genomic interval encodes:
- the atpB gene encoding F0F1 ATP synthase subunit A — translation MIGQVVALRSDVPFPPGVGDFYLPAIVPYGAPNSLFLTKITALVWVTTALLIVFFLVAYRKPKLVPGRAQWLAESAYGFVRNNISVEMLGSPLGLRFAPYLATLFLFIVFNNLWSIVPIAQISPNSHIAFPAFLALISYVLFNYVGIKKFGFRKYMRNSLIPPAPWFVLPILIPIEFFSTFIVRPFSLAVRLFANMFAGHMLLLVFTLGGFALLQANVAFVPISVLSWFATIALTLLELLVILLQAYVFTVLTASYIQGAVSEEH, via the coding sequence GTGATCGGTCAGGTGGTCGCTCTCAGGAGCGACGTTCCCTTTCCACCTGGTGTGGGCGACTTCTATCTGCCCGCGATCGTGCCTTACGGCGCTCCCAACTCCCTGTTCTTGACCAAGATCACGGCACTGGTGTGGGTCACCACCGCACTGCTCATCGTCTTCTTCCTGGTCGCCTATCGGAAGCCCAAGCTGGTTCCGGGGCGGGCACAGTGGTTGGCCGAGTCGGCGTACGGGTTCGTGCGCAACAACATCAGCGTCGAGATGCTGGGCTCCCCGCTGGGCCTACGATTCGCGCCCTACCTCGCCACGCTCTTCCTGTTCATCGTCTTCAACAACCTGTGGAGCATCGTTCCGATCGCGCAGATCTCGCCGAACTCGCACATCGCGTTCCCGGCGTTCCTGGCGCTGATCAGCTACGTGCTCTTCAACTACGTCGGCATCAAGAAGTTCGGGTTCCGCAAATACATGCGCAACTCGCTCATCCCGCCGGCGCCGTGGTTCGTCCTGCCGATCCTCATCCCGATCGAGTTCTTCTCAACCTTCATCGTGCGGCCGTTCTCGCTGGCCGTCCGGTTGTTCGCCAACATGTTCGCCGGGCACATGCTGCTGCTCGTCTTCACCCTCGGCGGGTTCGCGCTACTGCAGGCGAATGTGGCATTCGTCCCTATCTCGGTGCTGTCCTGGTTCGCCACCATCGCGCTGACACTGCTCGAGCTACTGGTGATCCTTCTGCAGGCCTACGTCTTCACCGTGCTGACCGCGAGCTACATCCAGGGCGCGGTATCCGAGGAGCACTGA
- a CDS encoding alpha/beta hydrolase translates to MTEFLTVDAGRIAYEVTGEGPLVVLAPGMGNSRDAYRFVTPKLVAAGYRVAEVDLRGAGESSARWPSYTRSDMAGDLVEVIRHLGGPAVLVGHSISGGAATIAAAKEPGLIRGVVELAPFTRKQAMKLGDFRSSGYRKGALRLAGTTLGSVASWRKYLDLAYPGAKPADWSADQAATETMLREPGRMKALQGMLKSTPADAGTQLGNVRCPVLIIEGLLDPDWVDPRAEGEAIVAAMPAGVARLEVVADAGHYPHVQQPQKVVNLLLGFLRANARG, encoded by the coding sequence ATGACTGAGTTTCTGACCGTGGATGCCGGCCGTATCGCCTACGAGGTAACGGGTGAAGGGCCGTTGGTCGTCCTGGCGCCGGGCATGGGTAACAGTCGTGATGCTTACCGCTTCGTCACGCCGAAGTTGGTGGCTGCCGGCTACCGCGTCGCCGAGGTCGACCTTCGGGGGGCCGGCGAGTCGAGTGCGCGGTGGCCGTCCTATACCCGCTCGGACATGGCCGGTGATCTGGTCGAGGTCATCCGTCACCTCGGTGGCCCGGCCGTGCTGGTCGGTCACTCGATCTCGGGCGGCGCGGCCACCATCGCGGCAGCCAAGGAACCCGGCCTCATCCGTGGCGTGGTCGAGTTGGCGCCCTTCACCCGTAAACAGGCGATGAAGCTGGGTGACTTTCGCAGCTCCGGATACCGCAAGGGCGCGCTGCGGCTGGCGGGCACCACGTTGGGCAGCGTGGCGTCGTGGAGGAAGTATCTCGACCTGGCTTACCCGGGTGCCAAGCCTGCTGACTGGTCCGCCGACCAGGCCGCCACCGAGACGATGTTGCGCGAACCCGGTCGGATGAAAGCGCTGCAAGGCATGTTGAAGTCGACACCGGCCGATGCCGGTACGCAGCTGGGAAACGTACGCTGCCCGGTGTTGATCATCGAAGGATTGCTCGATCCGGACTGGGTGGACCCCAGGGCCGAAGGTGAGGCGATCGTGGCTGCGATGCCGGCCGGCGTGGCTCGGCTCGAGGTGGTCGCGGATGCGGGTCACTACCCGCATGTTCAACAGCCGCAGAAGGTGGTGAACCTGCTACTGGGCTTCCTGCGGGCGAACGCTCGAGGCTAG
- a CDS encoding HNH endonuclease codes for MPFDAQGFPDFSARRHPTVPDVRIPLSGSRPVDFRLANAAAGLKSTPVGYTWHRHQDCGLMQLVDSKVHGKTGHTGGFSIC; via the coding sequence GTGCCCTTCGACGCGCAGGGCTTCCCCGACTTCTCGGCCCGGCGCCATCCCACAGTCCCCGACGTCCGGATCCCGCTGTCCGGATCGCGACCGGTCGACTTCAGGTTGGCGAACGCCGCCGCCGGGCTCAAGAGCACACCCGTCGGCTATACGTGGCACCGTCACCAGGACTGCGGCCTCATGCAGCTCGTCGACAGCAAGGTGCACGGCAAGACCGGCCACACAGGTGGGTTCTCGATATGTTGA
- a CDS encoding zinc-binding dehydrogenase gives MGVAGSDRWATGSVESGTIRPVVETVYPLASTAAAHRRLEDGGVHGKVVIAVTP, from the coding sequence ATGGGCGTTGCGGGGTCCGACCGGTGGGCCACCGGAAGCGTCGAATCGGGCACGATCCGCCCGGTCGTCGAAACGGTCTACCCGCTGGCGTCCACCGCGGCCGCTCACCGGCGCCTGGAGGACGGCGGCGTCCACGGCAAGGTCGTCATCGCGGTCACGCCATAG
- a CDS encoding SMI1/KNR4 family protein, whose amino-acid sequence MIEFEDEDYYTGAPLNLETVRRAEETLGVRLPRAYVETLLVRNGGIPKRRCVPTSFATSWAPDHFEIRALLGIGGDWGIDTLATQEGGGILAEWGYPDIGVVICDLPSGGHDTVMLDYSDCGPDGEPSVAYVDEDRVPRRAAASFDDFVNRLVECDGLAG is encoded by the coding sequence ATGATCGAGTTTGAAGACGAGGACTACTACACCGGCGCTCCGCTCAATCTCGAGACGGTGCGGCGGGCGGAGGAGACGTTGGGCGTGCGACTGCCGCGCGCCTACGTCGAGACCCTGTTGGTGCGCAACGGCGGCATCCCGAAGCGGCGGTGCGTGCCGACGTCGTTCGCGACGTCGTGGGCGCCGGACCATTTCGAGATTCGCGCACTGCTCGGCATCGGTGGCGATTGGGGGATCGACACGTTGGCTACGCAGGAAGGCGGCGGCATTCTTGCCGAGTGGGGATATCCGGACATCGGAGTGGTCATCTGTGATCTGCCGTCCGGTGGCCACGACACGGTGATGCTCGACTACTCGGACTGCGGCCCGGACGGTGAGCCATCCGTCGCGTACGTGGACGAGGACCGTGTTCCGCGCCGTGCGGCCGCGTCCTTCGACGACTTCGTGAACCGCCTGGTCGAGTGTGACGGGCTCGCCGGATGA